A stretch of the Chanos chanos chromosome 1, fChaCha1.1, whole genome shotgun sequence genome encodes the following:
- the syne3 gene encoding nesprin-3 produces the protein MTQQEQHEFRESLESALSWMQAVQERLRDNDNTSGPRDALEARLRETEKIHESEHEGWMKVDVALAAAEVLLQNGDEEMKNQTHSKLKNLKALWEETSTYIIHCHSRIEWVWLHWSEYLKAHEEFILWLDKMQRLLEPEPEQQLGVREKMWQVDHHRVLFSDVQAQAPLLERLLDEAAALHNRTEDPSVDQQAQERMQEAYNNIRAKAEERLLLLEKIAEEHQQFQSCVHKFQTWLLSKTEEVNQLSEADNTVENKLKTWQELDASIANEEKTLQYIEGLAEAVKTNTSPAGAEQITQEVEDLRLAWERLRLTLEEVQKELQTSLDSQNQYSAHCQKLSEDIAQLRALVQGQSRELESKDGERTEEHTVALWRKYTGVRNTLLAEEPRVEQLKAQLKELFRFSHDSKNLSDDVLAAIKEYQSVKSKSFRLSSESEMDLKQFLQDPLHGFSQWSQLVSRVLEGSANVSEFTHIAELVQNIEKLLRHSLQLQERFSQLQVKSDLLTSVFGQEKAESLLEELNADVRKRELLHSQLLQRKSRLQGLISRTKDFGDAYDAVHKKLTHIKERFLSVDGLQPDILAKKSQADQLKVIKRDLEDCEAHITALETLVSSSSANRTKLECVYADWKQLYKAVRTKVNECEDGIEKHQNFHENLLNVEKWLMIMRQKLDSFRGTSGEWSVEDRQHEAERALGEFPAKELQLHQTEAEGQIVLARTSEEGRVHIVRDLRRLRESWMALHELSLNIFRLLNDRGSSGSLDLSACRSEDPLVPGQGVAQLEGGSSFRGKGSDSRDRTRDHESDLGSQQGCPWSYEGPEEEQREPSVRREVRGQTQGSGPDGQFHLGDEAQGRSELRTVTGMALDEDKMEIDKETNQRRGPSARWKAQRGGDSQTEVDAAPLRNIAFGMRGERKEGGGSYGARFVGGTESSGSGRTEEWVQGQMSIRGIDTEALQGGYGLMSDLNYATHEQRKTERSHETMLKGNVKTGTETLRSPSSQHTSAGTSTAQGLIDISQIESPVRQRHADYETRRREFEAWLRKEENKLSGILRNLKALSSKELKMRQNTLKGLRSNVACGQTQFQLLLESWDGDTGLEDVGLEELRYRWMLYKSKLKDIGDLKAQLRIKETSVQKEGHIQTRKQKGGGFLYRVCRVALPLQLLLLALLLLAFLLPMMDEGTSCSLTNNFARSFNIMLRYDGPPPT, from the exons ATGACCCAGCAAGAGCAACATGAGTTCAGGGAGAGCTTGGAGAGTGCCCTGTCCTGGATGCAGGCCGTCCAGGAGAGACTCAGAGACAATGACAATACCTCAGGCCCCAGAGACGCACTGGAGgccagactgagagaaacagag AAAATCCATGAGTCGGAGCATGAGGGCTGGATGAAGGTAGATGTGGCTCTAGCGGCTGCAGAGGTTCTGCTACAAAACGGAGATGAGGAGATGAAGAACCAGACTCACTCCAAGCTGAAAAACCTCAAAGCATTATGGGAAGAAACTTCCACTTACATTATCCACTGCCACAG cCGTATTGAATGGGTCTGGTTGCACTGGAGTGAATACCTCAAGGCCCATGAGGAGTTTATACTGTGGCTGGATAAGATGCAGCGGCTGCTGGAGCCTGAACCTGAGCAGCAACTGGGCGTCAGAGAGAAGATGTGGCAGGTGGACCACCATCGTGTCCTTTTCAGCGACGTTCAGGCCCAGGCTCCGCTACTTGAGAGGCTGCTGGACGAAGCTGCTGCTTTACACAACCGCACTGAGGACCCTAGCGTAGATCAGCAGGCACAGGAACGCATGCAGGAGGCCTACAACAACATCCGTGCGAAAGCAGAG GAGAGGCTGTTATTACTTGAGAAAATTGCAGAGGAGCACCAGCAGTTTCAGAGTTGTGTTCATAAGTTCCAGACATGGCTCCTGTCAAAAACAGAGGAAGTCAACCAGCTCAGTGAAGCAGACAACACTGTTGAGAATAAACTCAAAACCTGGCAG GAGTTAGATGCCAGTATAGCCAACGAGGAGAAGACTCTCCAGTACATTGAGGGTCTTGCAGAGGCTGTGAAGACCAACACCTCCCCTGCTGGAGCTGAGCAAATTACTCAAGAGGTAGAGGATCTACGACTGGCATGGGAGAGGCTTAGGCTTACGCTAGAGGAGGTCCAAAAGGAGCTCCAGACCTCACTGGACTCTCAGAACCAGTACTCTGCACACTGTCAGAAGCTCTCAGAGGACATAGCTCAGCTCCGAGCCCTCGTACAGGGACAGAGCCGCGAACTGGAAAGCAAAGacggagagaggacagaggagcaTACCGTGGCTCTCTGGAGAAAGTACACA gGTGTACGTAACACATTGTTGGCAGAGGAACCTAGAGTTGAGCAGCTGAAGGCTCAACTTAAGGAGCTTTTTCGATTTTCCCATGATTCCAAAAATCTGTCTGACGATGTGTTGGCAGCAATTAAAGAATACCAAAG TGTTAAAAGCAAGTCATTCAGGCTGTCATCAGAGAGTGAAATGGACCTCAAGCAGTTTCTGCAAGACCCTCTGCATGGCTTCAGCCAGTGGAGCCAGCTGGTGTCCCGCGTCCTGGAGGGTTCTGCAAATGTTTCCGAGTTCACCCACATTGCTGAGCTTGTGCAGAATATCGAG AAGCTGCTGAGACACAGCCTTCAGCTTCAGGAGCGGTTTAGTCAGCTGCAAGTGAAGAGTGACCTGCTGACATCTGTCTTCGGGCAGGAGAAGGCAGAGTCTCTGCTGGAGGAGCTCAATGCTGATGTCAGGAAGAGAGAGTTATTGCACAGCCAGCTCTTACAGAGGAAAAGCCGTCTACAG GGACTGATATCAAGAACAAAGGACTTTGGCGATGCCTATGACGCGGTTCACAAAAAACTGACCCACATCAAAGAGAGATTCCTCTCAGTTGATGGACTTCAGCCAGACATTTTGGCAAAGAAAAGTCAAGCTGACCAACTGAAG gtCATTAAGAGGGACTTGGAGGACTGTGAAGCGCATATCACAGCTCTTGAGACTCTGGTGTCATCCAGCTCAGCAAACAGGACGAAGTTGGAGTGCGTCTATGCCGACTGGAAACAGCTTTATAAAGCTGTCAGG ACAAaggtgaatgagtgtgaggatGGCATCGAAAAGCATCAGAATTTCCACGAGAACTTGTTGAATGTGGAGAAATGGCTGATGATAATGAGACAGAAGCTGGACTCGTTCCGAGGGACGAGCGGAGAGTGGAGCGTAGAGGACCGGCAGCATGAGGCTGAG AGGGCGCTAGGGGAGTTTCCAGCAAAAGAGTTGCAGTTACATCAAACTGAGGCTGAGGGGCAGATCGTACTTGCTAGGACATCAGAGGAGGGAAGAGTGCACATTGTGCGTGACCTGAGGCGGCTCAGAGAGTCTTGGATGGCCCTTCATGAACTCAGTCTCAACATCTTCAG ACTGCTGAATGACCGTGGATCCTCTGGGAGTTTAGATTTATCAGCGTGTAGGTCAGAGGATCCGCTCGTGCCAGGTCAAGGGGTCGCGCAATTGGAAGGAGGCAGTTCTTTCAGAGGGAAGGGATCAGACAGCCGAGACAGGACACGGGATCATGAATCGGATCTTGGCAGCCAGCAAGGCTGCCCCTGGTCTTACGAGGGTCctgaagaggagcagagagaaccGTCCGTCAGGCGAGAGGTTAGGGGTCAAACGCAGGGGTCAGGGCCTGATGGACAGTTCCACCTCGGAGATGAAGCACAGGGCCGCTCAGAGCTGAGAACAGTCACAGGAATGGCTCTGGATGAAGACAAAATGGAAATCGACAAAGAGACCAACCAAAGACGAGGACCTTCAGCGCGGTGGAAAGCGCAGAGAGGTGGCGACAGCCAAACTGAGGTGGATGCCGCACCACTGCGCAACATTGCTTTTGGGATGAGGGGTGAACGTAAAGAAGGAGGAGGCTCGTACGGAGCGCGTTTTGTCGGGGGGACTGAGTCCAGCGGCAGTGGTAGGACAGAGGAGTGGGTTCAGGGCCAGATGTCCATACGCGGCATAGATACTGAGGCCCTGCAGGGCGGATATGGTCTGATGAGCGATTTAAACTATGCAAcacatgaacagagaaaaaccGAACGTTCTCATGAGACCATGTTAAAAGGGAATGTAAAGACAGGGACAGAAACTCTAAGATCTCCATCTTCTCAACACACATCTGCAGGGACATCCACTGCCCAAGGCCTAATAGATATCAGTCAG ATTGAATCCCCTGTGCGTCAGCGTCATGCTGACTACGAGACACGGAGAAGGGAATTTGAGGCATGGCTAcgtaaagaagaaaacaaactctCAGGAATTCTCCGCAACCTAAAAGCCCTGAGCTCTAAAGAGCTGAAGATGAGACAGAATACACTTAAg GGCTTGCGATCCAATGTGGCCTGCGGACAGACTCAGTTCCAGCTCCTGCTGGAGTCTTGGGATGGGGATACGGGCTTGGAAGATGTGGGGCTGGAGGAGCTACGCTATCGCTGGATGCTCTACAAATCTAAACTGAAGGACATTGGAGACCTCAAAGCTCAGCTAAGAATAAAG GAGACCAGTGTTCAAAAGGAAGGACATATACAGACAAGAAAG CAAAAGGGAGGTGGGTTCCTGTATAGAGTGTGTCGCGTGGCCTTGCCGCTCCAGCTCTTGCTGCTAGCCCTGCTGCTGCTGGCCTTCCTCCTGCCCATGATGGACGAGGGGACCAGCTGCTCGCTCACCAACAACTTCGCCCGTTCCTTCAACATCATGCTGCGCTACGACGGCCCTCCACCCACTTAA